In one window of Accipiter gentilis chromosome 28, bAccGen1.1, whole genome shotgun sequence DNA:
- the GFPT1 gene encoding glutamine--fructose-6-phosphate aminotransferase [isomerizing] 1 isoform X1: protein MCGIFAYLNYHVPRTRREILETLIKGLQRLEYRGYDSAGVGVDGGNDKDWEANACKIQLIKQKGKVKALDEEVHKQQDMDLDIEFDVHLGIAHTRWATHGEPSPINSHPQRSDKNNEFIVIHNGIITNYKDLRKFLESKGYDFESETDTESIAKLVKYMYDNRDSDDISFTTLVERVIQQLEGAFALVFKSVHYPGQAVGTRRGSPLLIGVRSEHKLSTDHIPILYRTGKDKKGSCNLSRVDSTTCLFPVEEKAVEYYFASDASAVIEHTNRVIFLEDDDVAAVVDGRLSIHRIKRTAGDHPGRAVQTLQMELQQIMKGNFSSFMQKEIFEQPESVVNTMRGRVNFDDYTVNLGGLKDHIKEIQRCRRLILIACGTSYHAGVATRQVLEELTELPVMVELASDFLDRNTPVFRDDVCFFLSQSGETADTLMGLRYCKERGALTVGITNTVGSSISRETDCGVHINAGPEIGVASTKAYTSQFVSLVMFALMMCDDRISMQERRKEIMRGLKGLPDLIKEVLSMDDEIQKLATELYHQKSVLIMGRGYHYATCLEGALKIKEITYMHSEGILAGELKHGPLALVDKLMPVIMIIMRDHTYAKCQNALQQVIARQGRPVVICDKEDIETIKNNKRTIKVPHSVDCLQGILSVIPLQLLAFHLAVLRGYDVDFPRNLAKSVTVE from the exons GCATCTTTGCTTACCTGAACTACCATGTTCCCCGGACAAGAAGGGAGATCCTGGAGACCCTTATCAAAGGGCTCCAGCGGCTGGAGTACAGAGGCTATGATTCTGCAG GTGTGGGAGTTGATGGCGGAAATGACAAAGACTGGGAAGCTAATGCTTGCAAAATCCAGCTTATCAAACAGAAGGGGAAAGTGAAAGCTCTGGATGAAGAGGTTCACA AGCAACAGGACATGGACCTTGACATCGAGTTTGATGTACACCTTGGAATCGCCCACACGCGCTGGGCTACACATGGTGAGCCCAGTCCGATCAACAGCCACCCGCAACGCTCAGATAAAAACAACG AGTTCATCGTCATCCACAATGGCATCATCACCAACTACAAAGACCTGCGGAAGTTCCTG GAGAGCAAGGGCTACGACTTCGAGTCGGAGACGGACACGGAGAGCATTGCCAAACTGGTCAAGTACATGTATGACAACCGGGACAGTGATGACATCAGCTTCACCACCCTGGTGGAGAGGGTCATCCAGCAGCTG GAAGGTGCTTTTGCCCTTGTGTTCAAAAGTGTTCATTATCCTGGTCAAGCGGTCGGTACCCG GCGAGGCAGTCCCCTGCTAATAGGAGTGCGCAGCGAGCACAAGCTCTCCACCGACCACATCCCGATACTCTACCGGACGG GTAAAGACAAAAAGGGAAGTTGCAACCTGTCTCGTGTTGACAGTACCACCTGCCTTTTCCCTGTTGAGGAGAAAGCTGTGGAGTACTACTTTGCTTCTGACGCTAG TGCTGTCATTGAGCATACCAACAGAGTGATTTTCCTTGAAGATGATGATGTAGCAGCTGTGGTTGACGGCCGTCTTTCCATCCACCGGATTAAACGCACAGCAGGCGATCACCCCGGACGTGCTGTCCAAACTCTGCAGATGGAGCTTCAGCAAATTATGAAGG gtAACTTCAGCTCATTTATGCAGAAGGAAATTTTTGAGCAGCCAGAGTCTGTTGTTAATACAATGAGAGGAAGGGTCAACTTTGATGACTACACTG TAAACCTTGGTGGGTTGAAGGATCACATTAAGGAGATTCAGAGGTGTCGTCGTTTAATCCTTATTGCTTGTGGGACAAGTTACCATGCTGGAGTTGCA ACCCGTCAGGTTCTGGAAGAACTGACTGAATTACCGGTTATGGTTGAACTAGCCAGTGACTTCTTGGACAGAAACACCCCTGTCTTCAGAGatgatgtttgctttttcctcagcCAGTCAG GTGAGACGGCAGATACTTTGATGGGTCTTCGGTACTGCAAAGAGAGAGGAGCCTTAACCGTAGGAATAACTAACACAGTTGGCAGCTCTATATCACGAGAGACAGATTGTGGAGTCCATATCAATGCAGGACCAGAGATTGGGGTTGCCAGTACCAAG GCCTATACAAGCCAGTTTGTGTCTCTGGTGATGTTTGCTCTGATGATGTGTGACGACAGAATTTCTATGCAGGAAAGGCGCAAGGAAATCATGCGTGGTCTAAAGGGACTGCCAG ACTTAATTAAAGAAGTGCTGAGTATGGATGATGAGATCCAGAAGCTAGCCACAGAGCTGTACCATCAGAAGTCTGTTCTCATCATGGGACGTGGCTACCATTATGCTACATGTCTTGAGGGAGCTTTG AAAATCAAAGAAATTACCTACATGCACTCCGAAGGGATACTGGCAGGTGAGCTGAAGCACGGCCCTCTCGCGCTGGTGGACAAACTCATGCCCGTCATCATGATCATCATGAGAGACCATACATATGCCAAGTGCCAGAATGCTCTCCAGCAGGTCATTGCGCGGCAG GGGCGACCTGTCGTGATTTGTGATAAGGAAGACATCGAGACAATTAAGAACAATAAGAGAACAATCAAAGTTCCCCATTCAGTGGACTGTCTGCAGGGGATCCTGAGCGTTATCCCCCTTCAGCTTCTGGCTTTCCATCTTGCAGTTCTCAGAGGATACGAT GTTGATTTTCCAAGAAATCTGGCCAAGTCCGTAACTGTAGAGTGA
- the GFPT1 gene encoding glutamine--fructose-6-phosphate aminotransferase [isomerizing] 1 isoform X3 has protein sequence MDLDIEFDVHLGIAHTRWATHGEPSPINSHPQRSDKNNEFIVIHNGIITNYKDLRKFLESKGYDFESETDTESIAKLVKYMYDNRDSDDISFTTLVERVIQQLEGAFALVFKSVHYPGQAVGTRRGSPLLIGVRSEHKLSTDHIPILYRTGKDKKGSCNLSRVDSTTCLFPVEEKAVEYYFASDASAVIEHTNRVIFLEDDDVAAVVDGRLSIHRIKRTAGDHPGRAVQTLQMELQQIMKGNFSSFMQKEIFEQPESVVNTMRGRVNFDDYTVNLGGLKDHIKEIQRCRRLILIACGTSYHAGVATRQVLEELTELPVMVELASDFLDRNTPVFRDDVCFFLSQSGETADTLMGLRYCKERGALTVGITNTVGSSISRETDCGVHINAGPEIGVASTKAYTSQFVSLVMFALMMCDDRISMQERRKEIMRGLKGLPDLIKEVLSMDDEIQKLATELYHQKSVLIMGRGYHYATCLEGALKIKEITYMHSEGILAGELKHGPLALVDKLMPVIMIIMRDHTYAKCQNALQQVIARQGRPVVICDKEDIETIKNNKRTIKVPHSVDCLQGILSVIPLQLLAFHLAVLRGYDVDFPRNLAKSVTVE, from the exons ATGGACCTTGACATCGAGTTTGATGTACACCTTGGAATCGCCCACACGCGCTGGGCTACACATGGTGAGCCCAGTCCGATCAACAGCCACCCGCAACGCTCAGATAAAAACAACG AGTTCATCGTCATCCACAATGGCATCATCACCAACTACAAAGACCTGCGGAAGTTCCTG GAGAGCAAGGGCTACGACTTCGAGTCGGAGACGGACACGGAGAGCATTGCCAAACTGGTCAAGTACATGTATGACAACCGGGACAGTGATGACATCAGCTTCACCACCCTGGTGGAGAGGGTCATCCAGCAGCTG GAAGGTGCTTTTGCCCTTGTGTTCAAAAGTGTTCATTATCCTGGTCAAGCGGTCGGTACCCG GCGAGGCAGTCCCCTGCTAATAGGAGTGCGCAGCGAGCACAAGCTCTCCACCGACCACATCCCGATACTCTACCGGACGG GTAAAGACAAAAAGGGAAGTTGCAACCTGTCTCGTGTTGACAGTACCACCTGCCTTTTCCCTGTTGAGGAGAAAGCTGTGGAGTACTACTTTGCTTCTGACGCTAG TGCTGTCATTGAGCATACCAACAGAGTGATTTTCCTTGAAGATGATGATGTAGCAGCTGTGGTTGACGGCCGTCTTTCCATCCACCGGATTAAACGCACAGCAGGCGATCACCCCGGACGTGCTGTCCAAACTCTGCAGATGGAGCTTCAGCAAATTATGAAGG gtAACTTCAGCTCATTTATGCAGAAGGAAATTTTTGAGCAGCCAGAGTCTGTTGTTAATACAATGAGAGGAAGGGTCAACTTTGATGACTACACTG TAAACCTTGGTGGGTTGAAGGATCACATTAAGGAGATTCAGAGGTGTCGTCGTTTAATCCTTATTGCTTGTGGGACAAGTTACCATGCTGGAGTTGCA ACCCGTCAGGTTCTGGAAGAACTGACTGAATTACCGGTTATGGTTGAACTAGCCAGTGACTTCTTGGACAGAAACACCCCTGTCTTCAGAGatgatgtttgctttttcctcagcCAGTCAG GTGAGACGGCAGATACTTTGATGGGTCTTCGGTACTGCAAAGAGAGAGGAGCCTTAACCGTAGGAATAACTAACACAGTTGGCAGCTCTATATCACGAGAGACAGATTGTGGAGTCCATATCAATGCAGGACCAGAGATTGGGGTTGCCAGTACCAAG GCCTATACAAGCCAGTTTGTGTCTCTGGTGATGTTTGCTCTGATGATGTGTGACGACAGAATTTCTATGCAGGAAAGGCGCAAGGAAATCATGCGTGGTCTAAAGGGACTGCCAG ACTTAATTAAAGAAGTGCTGAGTATGGATGATGAGATCCAGAAGCTAGCCACAGAGCTGTACCATCAGAAGTCTGTTCTCATCATGGGACGTGGCTACCATTATGCTACATGTCTTGAGGGAGCTTTG AAAATCAAAGAAATTACCTACATGCACTCCGAAGGGATACTGGCAGGTGAGCTGAAGCACGGCCCTCTCGCGCTGGTGGACAAACTCATGCCCGTCATCATGATCATCATGAGAGACCATACATATGCCAAGTGCCAGAATGCTCTCCAGCAGGTCATTGCGCGGCAG GGGCGACCTGTCGTGATTTGTGATAAGGAAGACATCGAGACAATTAAGAACAATAAGAGAACAATCAAAGTTCCCCATTCAGTGGACTGTCTGCAGGGGATCCTGAGCGTTATCCCCCTTCAGCTTCTGGCTTTCCATCTTGCAGTTCTCAGAGGATACGAT GTTGATTTTCCAAGAAATCTGGCCAAGTCCGTAACTGTAGAGTGA
- the GFPT1 gene encoding glutamine--fructose-6-phosphate aminotransferase [isomerizing] 1 isoform X2, whose amino-acid sequence MCGIFAYLNYHVPRTRREILETLIKGLQRLEYRGYDSAGVGVDGGNDKDWEANACKIQLIKQKGKVKALDEEVHKQQDMDLDIEFDVHLGIAHTRWATHGEPSPINSHPQRSDKNNEFIVIHNGIITNYKDLRKFLESKGYDFESETDTESIAKLVKYMYDNRDSDDISFTTLVERVIQQLEGAFALVFKSVHYPGQAVGTRRGSPLLIGVRSEHKLSTDHIPILYRTGKDKKGSCNLSRVDSTTCLFPVEEKAVEYYFASDASAVIEHTNRVIFLEDDDVAAVVDGRLSIHRIKRTAGDHPGRAVQTLQMELQQIMKGNFSSFMQKEIFEQPESVVNTMRGRVNFDDYTVNLGGLKDHIKEIQRCRRLILIACGTSYHAGVATRQVLEELTELPVMVELASDFLDRNTPVFRDDVCFFLSQSGETADTLMGLRYCKERGALTVGITNTVGSSISRETDCGVHINAGPEIGVASTKAYTSQFVSLVMFALMMCDDRISMQERRKEIMRGLKGLPDLIKEVLSMDDEIQKLATELYHQKSVLIMGRGYHYATCLEGALKIKEITYMHSEGILAGELKHGPLALVDKLMPVIMIIMRDHTYAKCQNALQQVIARQGRPVVICDKEDIETIKNNKRTIKVPHSVDCLQGILSVIPLQLLAFHLAVLRGYDVDRIAASRD is encoded by the exons GCATCTTTGCTTACCTGAACTACCATGTTCCCCGGACAAGAAGGGAGATCCTGGAGACCCTTATCAAAGGGCTCCAGCGGCTGGAGTACAGAGGCTATGATTCTGCAG GTGTGGGAGTTGATGGCGGAAATGACAAAGACTGGGAAGCTAATGCTTGCAAAATCCAGCTTATCAAACAGAAGGGGAAAGTGAAAGCTCTGGATGAAGAGGTTCACA AGCAACAGGACATGGACCTTGACATCGAGTTTGATGTACACCTTGGAATCGCCCACACGCGCTGGGCTACACATGGTGAGCCCAGTCCGATCAACAGCCACCCGCAACGCTCAGATAAAAACAACG AGTTCATCGTCATCCACAATGGCATCATCACCAACTACAAAGACCTGCGGAAGTTCCTG GAGAGCAAGGGCTACGACTTCGAGTCGGAGACGGACACGGAGAGCATTGCCAAACTGGTCAAGTACATGTATGACAACCGGGACAGTGATGACATCAGCTTCACCACCCTGGTGGAGAGGGTCATCCAGCAGCTG GAAGGTGCTTTTGCCCTTGTGTTCAAAAGTGTTCATTATCCTGGTCAAGCGGTCGGTACCCG GCGAGGCAGTCCCCTGCTAATAGGAGTGCGCAGCGAGCACAAGCTCTCCACCGACCACATCCCGATACTCTACCGGACGG GTAAAGACAAAAAGGGAAGTTGCAACCTGTCTCGTGTTGACAGTACCACCTGCCTTTTCCCTGTTGAGGAGAAAGCTGTGGAGTACTACTTTGCTTCTGACGCTAG TGCTGTCATTGAGCATACCAACAGAGTGATTTTCCTTGAAGATGATGATGTAGCAGCTGTGGTTGACGGCCGTCTTTCCATCCACCGGATTAAACGCACAGCAGGCGATCACCCCGGACGTGCTGTCCAAACTCTGCAGATGGAGCTTCAGCAAATTATGAAGG gtAACTTCAGCTCATTTATGCAGAAGGAAATTTTTGAGCAGCCAGAGTCTGTTGTTAATACAATGAGAGGAAGGGTCAACTTTGATGACTACACTG TAAACCTTGGTGGGTTGAAGGATCACATTAAGGAGATTCAGAGGTGTCGTCGTTTAATCCTTATTGCTTGTGGGACAAGTTACCATGCTGGAGTTGCA ACCCGTCAGGTTCTGGAAGAACTGACTGAATTACCGGTTATGGTTGAACTAGCCAGTGACTTCTTGGACAGAAACACCCCTGTCTTCAGAGatgatgtttgctttttcctcagcCAGTCAG GTGAGACGGCAGATACTTTGATGGGTCTTCGGTACTGCAAAGAGAGAGGAGCCTTAACCGTAGGAATAACTAACACAGTTGGCAGCTCTATATCACGAGAGACAGATTGTGGAGTCCATATCAATGCAGGACCAGAGATTGGGGTTGCCAGTACCAAG GCCTATACAAGCCAGTTTGTGTCTCTGGTGATGTTTGCTCTGATGATGTGTGACGACAGAATTTCTATGCAGGAAAGGCGCAAGGAAATCATGCGTGGTCTAAAGGGACTGCCAG ACTTAATTAAAGAAGTGCTGAGTATGGATGATGAGATCCAGAAGCTAGCCACAGAGCTGTACCATCAGAAGTCTGTTCTCATCATGGGACGTGGCTACCATTATGCTACATGTCTTGAGGGAGCTTTG AAAATCAAAGAAATTACCTACATGCACTCCGAAGGGATACTGGCAGGTGAGCTGAAGCACGGCCCTCTCGCGCTGGTGGACAAACTCATGCCCGTCATCATGATCATCATGAGAGACCATACATATGCCAAGTGCCAGAATGCTCTCCAGCAGGTCATTGCGCGGCAG GGGCGACCTGTCGTGATTTGTGATAAGGAAGACATCGAGACAATTAAGAACAATAAGAGAACAATCAAAGTTCCCCATTCAGTGGACTGTCTGCAGGGGATCCTGAGCGTTATCCCCCTTCAGCTTCTGGCTTTCCATCTTGCAGTTCTCAGAGGATACGAT